Within the Osmerus mordax isolate fOsmMor3 chromosome 6, fOsmMor3.pri, whole genome shotgun sequence genome, the region TTGAAGACATCTTTTTTAGCAGTGACTTATTTGTGATTTTCACTTTCAGTAGATTAGTGGGAACTGAGAATGTTGTCTCCCACATAAAGGACTTCTTCGTTCCCTTACTTAGGTTAACAAACACAAAATTGAGGACAATCTGCAAGGTGTTGgacctggagaggggagggacccAGTCCGTTCTTGCAGAGAGAATCCTGACTTTCCTCATGGCGCCCAAAATCACAGGAAAGGTGCGGTGAAAGTAGCTGACTAGCACTTGTGTGTCATGTTGGAACCATAACGTGTAAAACTGTTTTTtcgaatgtgtgtatgtttgtttatcGCAAACAGCAAACCGCTCCTCAAACAACTTCCTGCTTCATGCGGGAAACAGACACACGGACGTTTCTGCCTTTTATAGTTAGATTACCTATTTCACCACGATCCATAGAAACTTTGTTCTAAATCTATGTGCTTCAATTTGGAACATGTCCCCTCTGCAGCTTGTAATttcgaagaagaaaaagaaatccAAAAAGAAGATCTCTTCCAAAGACTCCACAGGCAAGACCAAGGCCAAACCCAAGAGTGCTAGTCCCAGGAAGCCCAAAGCAGAGAGCAAGTCCAAAGCCATTGTCACTGACTCCAGCAGTGAAgatgaggacgaggatgaggaagaggacaagcCAGGGGTCACCGCAGAGCTGGACGGGTCAGAGGCAGAGAAAAAGGGTGGGAAAGCTGCCaaaaaggaagaggagatgtcCAGTGAAGATACGGACGATTCTGATGATGAcatggatgaagaagaggaggaaaaggtgCGCTGTCTGCTTCCCCCCCAAGCTGCTAAAAgtacaggagagacaggctaaaatacattttcagcATTTTAAGTTTCAGGTGAATTTAACCTCTTTACCAGCAGGCGTCCAAGTCGAAGCCAGCCGCCAAAGGGAAGGCCACATGTAAGAAGACCACACCTGTCAAGAAGAGACCGGTAAAAGTGACAGCTCCCCCGAAAAATAAATCAAAAGAGGTTGTGTCGGATTCGGAGTCCAGGTCTCAATCTGACAACGAAGACGAGAAAGACAGCGACAGTGAAgttgagagagcgagaaaggtgAGAGACTCGTCATTCAAGTATTCACTGATAACCTATTATggacagaggaaaagaagggACGGTTAAAGGGGAGCTGGTGGCTTGAAAACTGTTATTATAATCTCTGCTCTCAGACAAAAAAGAAACCAGCAGCGAAGAAAGCGCCAGCGGCCAAGCCAGCTGCCAAGACTAAGAAAGCAGACAGTAGCAGCAACAGGCTGAAAATAACCACGGACAAAGACGCAGGTAAGGACATAAGTGGAACATCTCCAGTTTATCCCTCTCCACAAAAGCCAtccttttttattcatttagacaTTTTTGGTTTGTGTTTCTCCATCTTCAAATAGTAGTTGACGACAACTCAGACGATGACGAGCCGTTGATCAAGATGATCAAGAAGCCTCCTTCGGACGAGCAGTTGAAGGAGATGTTGAAGAGCATACTGAAAGACGCCAACCTGGAGGAGATGACCATGAAGCACATCTGCCAGAAGGTCAGTCTGAAGGAGCATTTCCACAATGTCCTAATTGGCTTCTACAGATATGATTGGCTTGTTCTGTTGAGGGATGCATCTCTGTAACCTTTCTAAAACCCTAGGTGTACGACACATACCCTGCATATGACCTGACTGGTAGAAAAGACTTCATCAAGAAGACAGTTAAATTGGTGAGTTTTTCCGTCCTCTTAAACATTTACTAAATCCTAGCAACATATGTACAAGTGGCCAACTGTTATAGCTCTCAGATCAGTAGTCAATGCCATATAGCAAATTTAGTATGCTTAGTTTGGATTGTACAAGATTTAATCTAAGGGATGACAGCAGCCTCTGCTTCAAAACCACCTGATATAAACATGTATATCTCAGCAAAATATTTTATACAAGATAAAATGGAAATGGTCTAAAATATATGCAATGTCttccttgttttttttgcagCTGATCTCTTAAAGAACCTTGGACAGTTAGCACCAATGGTGTAAATGAATGTTCTGGAAAAGGAATATCAAGAGAATGTATGAATCTATGGTATAACCGCCAGTCTATCTCCGCCTActttgttgtcttttttttcttttttttatacattagTTTTCACTGTGTAATCTTCATTCCTGACTCTGatcttttatttcattttttcaaTGTAATTCACCAGCTATTACGGAATCTGTACTTTGTTTGCCACCATTGTTTTAGAGAATTACCTCAATAAATcatagaaaatacattttatggaTTATTTAGGAGAATGTTTCTCATTGTTCCTTGTGTGCACAGGAAAATGTGTGCACAGACTGGCAATATCAAATGCCCATTGAATGCTGGGATCATTTCCCAAACAAGATGGAATTAACAACCTGACTGTACCATGACATTTTTTAAAGAACGTTTTGCAGGTCAAAATGGCAAGATTTGGAAAATAGATTTTGAGTATTTATTGTTGTGG harbors:
- the dek gene encoding LOW QUALITY PROTEIN: protein DEK (The sequence of the model RefSeq protein was modified relative to this genomic sequence to represent the inferred CDS: deleted 2 bases in 1 codon) produces the protein MGCGSLRADTHPLHKPPFGNRKNKQEAHKRIVYIKGMSANDAQCVNMIEDQDEKMEPMEEEEGKEEPKKTDEDHSMDGRRKPRNRQQTFDLNDIIKGKREKKTVQRLDFQVAKPKERLKIENGKGDKLGDIARANHQIGRMKPPDLKPLHKILFDRPGAVSNMRKNMRLFNGFLFDVDSDLYAKKQKMLLKLTNTKLRTICKVLDLERGGTQSVLAERILTFLMAPKITGKLVISKKKKKSKKKISSKDSTGKTKAKPKSASPRKPKAESKSKAIVTDSSSEDEDEDEEEDKPGVTAELDGSEAEKKGGKAAKKEEEMSSEDTDDSDDDMDEEEEEKASKSKPAAKGKATCKKTTPVKKRPVKVTAPPKNKSKEVVSDSESRSQSDNEDEKDSDSEVERARKTKKKPAAKKAPAAKPAAKTKKADSSSNRLKITTDKDAVVDDNSDDDEPLIKMIKKPPSDEQLKEMLKSILKDANLEEMTMKHICQKVYDTYPAYDLTGRKDFIKKTVKLLIS